The nucleotide window GTTGTCATAAGTACTTTACTGACCAGACGCTTGGACAATGCATCAGCAACACCGACCTCAAACAAAATATTGGAATGCTGGCTGTAATTGACGATATCCAGCATCTCATAGCTCAAACCGAACATTCGATCTGCGTATTTGAACACTAGCTGCCCTAGCTCTGTCGGTTCAACAGTTCGCCCATTTCGCTTGGTCAGTTTTCCCTTCATGCGCTCTTCAAACGCTTTAATTTGTCCGGTCACGGTTTGCGGCGTGAGGAAAAGTGCATCGGCAGCCTTAGTGACAGAGCCTTGTTTGCAGACCATCCAGAAGTAGTAGAGATGATTATAATTTAGATGTGACATACCCATTTCCCGAAATGATGGTGATGTTTTTATATCAAATGTGACAGGGATAGACAATTAACTCGGCAAAACCAACAAAATCATCATATAAACTTAGGTTTTACCGAATATTTAAGATTCACATTGTCATAAAACATGAGATAAAACGCACTTTCACAAAATCCTTTCCAAGTAATCACCTCAGAAGTAAAGATAAAAAATCAATAAATAACAACAGGTTACTCAGATTAAAATAAATATAAATTTACAACTGTCAAAACTGACAATAAAAAACACCAACCGCCATTAATCTGTAATATTACTGAAATATTTATTCTCTAACATCGCTCGCAGTTTCAACTAAAGACCCCAAAAGAACTGAAAGGTCACGGAGAAAATTATGATGAACCAAGCTACTTCAACAGCGATGCCGATCTCGAGTACAACTCGCTGGTTACGCTGGGCTAACTTGGCATTCATGCTATACCTGCTTCTTCTAGCAGTATCTATGGTTGGTAGCGGCTTTAAATGGGCCACTGGCGATCAAGCCAAAGTACTGTTTGAATTTGCATCGCACCCTGTAGCTGGTCTTATGATCGGTCTGGTAGCAACAGCCCTAATCCAATCTTCTAGTACTGTAACTTCTATTATTGTGGGCTTAGTTGCAGGTGGTCTACCTGTAGAGACCGCTATTCCAATGGTAATGGGTGCCAACATTGGTACCACGGTAACCAATACACTGGTTTCACTAGGACACGTACGTTGTAAAGAAGAGTTCAAACGCGCTTTCGCTAGTGCGACAATCCACGATTTCTTCAACCTACTTGCTGTCGTTATTTTCCTGCCTTTAGAAATGATGTTCGGCATCCTAGAAAAGATTTCTCATTGGCTTGTTTCACCATTGCTCGCAACTGGTGACATGAGCATCAAAGGCTTAAACTTCATTAAGCCGATGACAAAGCCTGTTGTGAGTGCAATCAAAGAGCCTCTATCAACATTCGGTGACACGGTTGGTGGCGTGATGCTTATCATCCTTGGTATTGCGACCATCTTCGTTGCTATCACTGTGATGGGTAAACTGATGAAGAGCCTGATGGTTGGCCGTGCACGTGATATTCTTAAGAACGCGATTGGTCGTGGTCCTATCCACGGAATCGTATCTGGTTCTATCGTTACTGTGCTTGTACAGTCTTCTTCAACAACGACAAGCTTAATGGTGCCACTTGTGGGGACTGGCGTATTAAAAGTTCGTGATATCTACCCATTCACGCTAGGTGCTAATATTGGTACGTGTATCACAGCTCTGCTAGCAGCAACGGCAGTTTCTGGTGAGTTCGCGGTATTCGCTCTACAAATTGCCCTAGTACACTTGGTGTTCAACATCGCAGCGACACTACTTATCTTTGGTATCCCGTTCTTACGTGAGCTTCCACTGAAAGGCGCTGACATGATTTCAGATATGGCAATTAAGAATAAAGCGGTTGTAGGTGGCTATCTGATGTCTGTATTCATTATTTTGCCAGGTGCTATTCTCGCTCTGACAGCATAATCAAAACGAAATATCATCGCATTACTTTAGGCTCCACATTGTGGAGCCTTTTTTGTTCTCGCTAACTAATCTTCCCTTTTATCAAACAGACTTCGAATAGAAATTTTTGTTGTTCAATATGCGTTCACGATGATAATTTGAGCCTTACCCTCTCGAATCAATAACGATTCTGGTTGGTGTTGCCTTTACACGGAGTTAAACAGTATGGCTCAAGCTCACGAACCGATTTCCAGCCAGCTATTAGCAATAGACGAACAACTAACCCAGTTGGTTAGCGATATAGATATCCTCAGCAGCGTAAACCCTCTCAATTACACCAGTGAAAGAGAGCGCTTCATCAATAACAAGTATTCTCAAGAACCCAACTTTGAGTACCAAAAGACGCCTCTTATCACCCACCAATCCAAGCGTCGTTTGTATGAATTACCTTTAGAAAATATCAAAGATACGCAGCTGCAAAAGCTCTATGCGGATGTCATCCAGTCGTATGCCGATAAGCTGGACCAGGTTGATACCATCGGTAGCCAAGATTTTCTGTATAACTCTTTACGTTACTACGGAGAGCCGAGTGCAAAAGATATCGCCAATGCACACTTCATCTTGCACTTACCAACGGAAGAAGAGAGCCAACCAGCACATGATAGCCACTCTATCGCGCAGTTCATGGGGAGTTTTGCAGATAAACATGGCTATGAGTGTGAAATACAAGTCCTTGATGGCATGCTGGCGAATGCACTTGTATCTGGCCTGCGAGTAAAAATAAACAGCGCTGCCTACATCACGACAGACGAACTGGAAGCACTGGCTCACCATGAGATGGGCGTGCATTTACTGACAACCTTAAACGGCCGTAGTCAACCGCTTAACGTGCTAAGCTTAGGTTGCCCTGCTAATACTAATACTCAGGAAGGTTTAGCCATTTTGTGCGAATACCTCTCTGGGCATTTCAGCATTAAGCGATTGCGTACACTGGCTCTGCGGGTACTGGCGGTTGAATCAATGATTAAAGAACGAGATTTCCGCCAGACCTTCAGGCTGCTGAAAGAGCAATATCATACTTCCGATACACTAGCATTCACCGTTACCGCTCGAGTTTATCGAGGTGGTGGCCTGACAAAAGATTACTTATACCTACGTGGGTTCCGAGAAATACTCAACGCGTACGATAACTTTGGGGACGATTTTTCATTACTCTTGTGTGGTAAAACAGAGTTGAAATACTTCGACATGATCCGCTCACTGGTGGATAAAGGGATCTTTGCTCGACCAAAATTCATCAGCCCAGCCCTCTCGCGCCCAAAGCAAACCGACCCGATCCACCGATACATTGTCAGTGCTTTAAAATAGCCCCTGTAGAATGAAAAAAGCTCCATTTAGGAGCTTTTTTCATGTTATGTGGGGCAAACTACACTACACAGAAAACGGGTAGCGAATTGGGTCATGGTGTTCGTAACCTTCTACCCAGAAGTCATCTAACGTCACCCAGGTCTCCAGATCTTCTAGCGATTTGATCTCTGGGTTAATATGGAAAGTCGGTGCCTTTAACGGCTCACGTTTTAATTGCACGTCACGCATCAATTCTAGCTGGTCTTCATAAATGTGTGCATTGACAATCTTATGATAAGCCTGACCCGGCTTCTTACCGGTAATTTGCGCCATAATCGCCAGAAAAACATACACTTGAACCATATTAAAGTTCAGACCGAGCGGTACATCGCATGAGCGTTGTGTGCTGTTGAGGTACAGCGTTTCACCCAATAGTGAAAAGTGATGGCTGTACATACACGGACGTAAACAACCCATATGGAATTCACCGGGATTGTAGAAGTTTAGGATCTCACCACGGTCGTCTATGCCACGCGTTAAGTCATCAACAATCTTGCGCAATTGATCGATGTGGCCGCCATCTGGCTTAGCCCATGCACGACCTTGAACACCATATACACGGCCCATATCGTCTTCACCTTTACGGTAAGGGTTATTCAGCCATGCGTCATTCTGGTTAGCGTTTGCGTCCCAGGTTTTCGTACCCAGTTTACGAAAGTCTTCTGCGTTGTCATATCCACGAATGTAGCCCAGAAGCTCCGCCACTGCAGCTTTCCAGAAGCTTTTCCGTGTTGTCACTAAAGGAAATTGGTTGTTCGCAACATCGTAGGTCAAATCCGCGTTGATCACCGTCAGACAACGCTTGCCTGTACGTTCATTCTCAACCCAAACACCTTGGTCAACAATGCGTTGACACAAATCTAAATACTGTTTCACACCAATACCTTACTTCGTTTTAACTGGGGCTTTGTCTTGGTAAAGACCACGTTTGTACGCCCAAACCATCATCAGAACTCCCAGCACGATCATTGGTGTAGATAGGATCTGTCCCATCGAAATAAAGTCACCAAACAGACCAAGCTGAGCATCCGGTTCGCGCAAGAACTCTACTAGGAAGCGGAATGTACCATATCCAGCTAAAAATAGCCCCGAAACAGAACCCAATGGTCGAGGCTTTTTGATGAACCAATTCAAAATAAAGAATAGAACAATACCTTCTAATGCCATTTCATATAGCTGAGATGGGTGACGCGGTAGAGGCCCGCCATTCGGGAAGATGATCGCCCAAGGCACGTCGGTTACACGCCCCCACAGCTCACTATTCATGAAGTTACCCAAACGCCCCATCCCTAAGCCAAATGGAACAAGTGGGGCAATAAAGTCAGCCACGCCAAAGAAGGTACGGCCGTTTTTACGTGCGTACCAGAACATGGCCGTAATCACACCCAGCAAACCACCATGGAATGACATACCTCCTGTCCAGACTTTAAACAGGTATAAAGGATCGTCCAGGAACAACTCAAAATTGTAGAAAATTACGTAACCGACTCGACCACCAATCACCACACCAAGGAAACCAGCAAACAAGAGATCGGAGACTTGCTCTCGGGTCCAGCCACTGTTTGGTTTATCTGCACGGCGGTTCGCCAGCCATAACGCAAAGATAAAACCAACCAGGTACATCAAGCCGTACCAACGAATAGAGACAGGTCCAATAGAGATTAAAACCGGATCAATATTGGGAAATTCAATGAATCCCTGAGACATAAAACATTCTCTTCTTAAGATAAAAATAACGGATGAAATTTACAGTAACATGGTCGCCGCAATGATAATCAAAAATACGGCAAAAACTCTTTTTAGTACGGCAGTAGGGAGACGGGTCGCCAACTTAGCGCCGACTTTGGTGGTGAGCATAGACGTCATGGCTATTGCTAACAAGGCTGGAAGGTAAACATAACCAATACTGTACGCAGGCAAATTCTCAGCTTTGTAGCCGTGCAAGATAAAACCGATCATACCTGAAATAGCGATCACGCAGCCACACACTGAAGAGGAGCCCACCGCTTTGCGCATTTCAACGCCATGCTTGTTCAGGAAAGGAACGGATAACGAACCGCCACCAATTCCAGCCAAACTGGACACAACGCCAATGCCAGCGCCATACATCACAGTAACCGGGCTGCTAGGCATGGGTTTGGATTTCAGTACTTTTATAGAACGGAACATTTGTACAGCAAGAAGCAACACAATCACACCAAACAGTTTTGGCAAGTAATGAGTCGGGATGATTTCAGCCAGGCTAGCACCAACAAAACCGCCGAGCACGACCCCGGGCATTAACCACTTGACCACAAACATATCGACATTACCAAGCTTCAGGTGGTGCATAGCCGATGATCCCGAGGTAATAATGATGCTCGCCAGCGAGGTGGCCAGAGCAATATGCATGCTCAGTTCAGGCGAAATACCAGCGTAAGGCAGAAGGTATAGTAAAGCCGGTACAACGATGAGTCCGCCGCCGATACCGAGCAGTCCCGCCATAACACCGACAAACGCACCCAATGCGAGCAATAGTAAAAATAAAGAGACTGTCACATTTACCTACTACTTCTTGCCTGCCCGGATAAAACCTGCAAATCCTTGTTGGATAAAGAAATCATGCATCATTTGATGGATCTCTTCTCCATATGAAAGTGTCATTGCTTGTTCAGCTAACTGTTTTAGCTCTTGTTGTTGGCTATGACGAATCAAATAC belongs to Vibrio sp. STUT-A11 and includes:
- a CDS encoding Na/Pi symporter, encoding MMNQATSTAMPISSTTRWLRWANLAFMLYLLLLAVSMVGSGFKWATGDQAKVLFEFASHPVAGLMIGLVATALIQSSSTVTSIIVGLVAGGLPVETAIPMVMGANIGTTVTNTLVSLGHVRCKEEFKRAFASATIHDFFNLLAVVIFLPLEMMFGILEKISHWLVSPLLATGDMSIKGLNFIKPMTKPVVSAIKEPLSTFGDTVGGVMLIILGIATIFVAITVMGKLMKSLMVGRARDILKNAIGRGPIHGIVSGSIVTVLVQSSSTTTSLMVPLVGTGVLKVRDIYPFTLGANIGTCITALLAATAVSGEFAVFALQIALVHLVFNIAATLLIFGIPFLRELPLKGADMISDMAIKNKAVVGGYLMSVFIILPGAILALTA
- a CDS encoding flavohemoglobin expression-modulating QEGLA motif protein: MAQAHEPISSQLLAIDEQLTQLVSDIDILSSVNPLNYTSERERFINNKYSQEPNFEYQKTPLITHQSKRRLYELPLENIKDTQLQKLYADVIQSYADKLDQVDTIGSQDFLYNSLRYYGEPSAKDIANAHFILHLPTEEESQPAHDSHSIAQFMGSFADKHGYECEIQVLDGMLANALVSGLRVKINSAAYITTDELEALAHHEMGVHLLTTLNGRSQPLNVLSLGCPANTNTQEGLAILCEYLSGHFSIKRLRTLALRVLAVESMIKERDFRQTFRLLKEQYHTSDTLAFTVTARVYRGGGLTKDYLYLRGFREILNAYDNFGDDFSLLLCGKTELKYFDMIRSLVDKGIFARPKFISPALSRPKQTDPIHRYIVSALK
- a CDS encoding thymidylate synthase; amino-acid sequence: MKQYLDLCQRIVDQGVWVENERTGKRCLTVINADLTYDVANNQFPLVTTRKSFWKAAVAELLGYIRGYDNAEDFRKLGTKTWDANANQNDAWLNNPYRKGEDDMGRVYGVQGRAWAKPDGGHIDQLRKIVDDLTRGIDDRGEILNFYNPGEFHMGCLRPCMYSHHFSLLGETLYLNSTQRSCDVPLGLNFNMVQVYVFLAIMAQITGKKPGQAYHKIVNAHIYEDQLELMRDVQLKREPLKAPTFHINPEIKSLEDLETWVTLDDFWVEGYEHHDPIRYPFSV
- the lgt gene encoding prolipoprotein diacylglyceryl transferase, whose protein sequence is MSQGFIEFPNIDPVLISIGPVSIRWYGLMYLVGFIFALWLANRRADKPNSGWTREQVSDLLFAGFLGVVIGGRVGYVIFYNFELFLDDPLYLFKVWTGGMSFHGGLLGVITAMFWYARKNGRTFFGVADFIAPLVPFGLGMGRLGNFMNSELWGRVTDVPWAIIFPNGGPLPRHPSQLYEMALEGIVLFFILNWFIKKPRPLGSVSGLFLAGYGTFRFLVEFLREPDAQLGLFGDFISMGQILSTPMIVLGVLMMVWAYKRGLYQDKAPVKTK
- a CDS encoding sulfite exporter TauE/SafE family protein; translated protein: MTVSLFLLLLALGAFVGVMAGLLGIGGGLIVVPALLYLLPYAGISPELSMHIALATSLASIIITSGSSAMHHLKLGNVDMFVVKWLMPGVVLGGFVGASLAEIIPTHYLPKLFGVIVLLLAVQMFRSIKVLKSKPMPSSPVTVMYGAGIGVVSSLAGIGGGSLSVPFLNKHGVEMRKAVGSSSVCGCVIAISGMIGFILHGYKAENLPAYSIGYVYLPALLAIAMTSMLTTKVGAKLATRLPTAVLKRVFAVFLIIIAATMLL